Below is a genomic region from Paenibacillus rhizovicinus.
ATTTAAAGCGGGACTGCTGTTCGCGGGCGCAAAGACGGCTGCTGAACAGGAGCGACGCCTGCAGGCGTTCTATCATGATTTCCATGCCAAGGTGCAAGCGGGTATCGAATGGCATTTGCTCGACTTGCTGCGGAAGGCGGCGGACGGCATCGGCTGGCGCGGCGAAACGCTGGAAGCGGAGCTCTCGCCGTTCGTCAACGGCTTGTGGGACGCCGACTTGCTCGTGACGCAAGTCAATACGGGCGCTTCGTTCGGCAACGCCTATACGATGACCTACAGCAAAGAAGTCGCCGAGGCTGTGAAAGGGCTGTACCGCAAGCGCGCGCTCGCATGGATCGACGCGCTTGGCGATCGTGCCGCCGCGGCCGGCGAAGCTGCCGCTGCGCCGCTGCGCGCGCGGCAGGCCGAGCTTGCGGCGCAAGCCGGCGCGCTCGCGGAGCTGGCCGCGCTGGCAGAGCGCGCGGCCGCGCACTTGGCGCGGCTGGCGGCGCTGCTGCCGCCTGCGCCGCCGCGCCCGGAGCTGCCGAAGCCGCAGGCGCTCGGCAGCGGGGCGCGCAGCGCCTCCGGCGCCGAGCCGGCGGCGCATAGCGCCGGCTCTGGCGCGGCCTCGGCCGCGGCGGCAACGCCCGCGGCCGGCGGCGACGCAGGCGCAGCCGCGCCGCAAAGCGGCGGCGCTGGCGCGCCCGGGCTTGCGGCGGCGGCGGCGAACCCTGCCGCCGGGGAAGCCCTCGCTCCGCAGCGCAAGGCGGCGGAGCGGCTGAGCAAAGCCGCGGACCTGCTGGCGCCGCATCCATCGCTGGCCGCGGCCGTGCACGGCATGCGCGACAAGGCGGAGCGTTTGCGCAGCAGCCGGTTCACGATCGCGCTGTTCGGTGCGTTCAGCGCGGGAAAATCCTCGCTCGCCAATGCATTGCTTGGCGACGCGGTGCTGCCGGTCTCGCCGAATCCGACGACGGCGGCGGTCAACCGGATCGTACCGCCGACGGCGGAACGGGCGCATGGCACGGCGGCCGTCTGGATGAAATCGCGCGAAGCGATGCTGGACGATTTGCGTTACTCGCTCGGCTTGCTGGGCGAGAACGCGGCTCAGCTAAGCGACGACGCGCTGCTGCAGGCTATTCACAAGCTGTCGCCTGACGGCGTGCATGCCGGCGGACGGCCGCATTACAGCTTCCTGAAGGCTGCCGCGAAGGGCTGGGCGGAGCATGAGGCCCATCTGGGGCAGCAGCTGGCGGTGAGCGGCGAAGAATACCGCCGCTACGTCGCGGAAGAGTCGCGGTCCTGCTTCGTCAGCGAGATCGAGCTCTACCACGCCAACCCGTTGACTGCCCAAGGCATCGTCCTCGTGGACACGCCGGGAGCCGATTCCGTCAACGCGCGCCATACCGGCGTCGCATTCAACTACATCAAGAATGCGGACGCGATCTTGTTCGTGACCTATTACAATCACGCTTTCTCGCAAGCCGACCGTCAATTCTTGATGCAGCTGGGCCGCGTGAAAGATCAATTCGAGCTCGATAAAATGTTCTTCATCGTCAACGCAGCCGATCTGGCTGCCAGTCAAGAGGAGCTGGAGGGCGTGCTCGCGCACGTGGAGCGCAACCTGCAGCAGCACGGCATCCGTTTCCCGCGGATGTTCCCGGTTTCGAGCCTGCAGGCGCTGGACGGCAAACGCGCCGGAAGCAGCCGCCTGATCGCCGAATCCGGCATCGGCGCTTTCGAAGAGTCGTTCCTCGGCTTCACGAGGGACGATCTCGGCGCGCTGGCCGTCGCATCGGCCGAACAGGAGCTGGAACGCTCCCGCCGCACGATCGCGAATTGGCTGGAGGCCGCATCGGGCGACGAGCAATCGCGTGAACTTGCCCGCGAAGCGTTGCTGGCGAACGCGGAGGAGGCCCGCAAGCATGCGGATGCGCTCGCCGTTCCCAAAGAACACGTGCAGCTGCAGCAGGAACTGAAGGAACTGCTCTTCTACGTGCTCCAGCGGGTTAATTTCCGTTTTGGCGACCATTATCATTTTGCCTTCAATCCGTCTGCATTGCAGGATGACGGCAGAGATCTGAAGAAAGCGATGTGGACGTCATGGCTGGAGCTGCAGCGGCTGCTGCAGATCGAGCTGGCACAGGAGCTGCAAGCGACCTCGCTGCGTCTAGATAACGTGCTGAATAAGCTTGCTGCGAAGCAGTACGCGGACACCGCGGAGGAGGCCGCCGGCGCGTTGGAAGGCTTCTCGCCGTCTCCTTACAAGCCGCTGGAGCTTCCGACGCCGGAGGAACAGCCGGCTTGGACCGCTTCATCTGTCGATATCAAGCTGCTCTGGAGCAAGTTCAAATCGCCGAAGCATTTCTTCGAGAGCGAAGGCAAGAACGCGCTGCGCGCCGTCCTGGAGAAGGAACTTGCCGATCCGCTTCAAGCGTGGATGGCGGATGCCGAACAGGCATGGAGCGCGCGCTACGGCGAGCTGATGCGGGAGGCTTCCGCGGCTAGCGCGAGTCTGCTTGCGGCCGATATTGAATCGTTCTGCCAAGGCAAACTGGCTTCATTGTCCGGCAGCACGGATATGAACGAGCTGCGCCGGATTCAGCAAGCGCTGCTTGCGATCTAGTCTCGGATTGTCCTTCTTGTACTCATTGATTTCAACCCAAAAAGAAGCTTACCCGCGAGTCATGCTCGCGCGATAAGCTTCTTTTTTGCATGCAAACAACTCACTCTCGCGCGCCATCCATCCGCATTCCTGCCGTCATTTCCGTCGACTCCAAGTCGTTATCCACCTGCCGTCTACCCGCTATTCGCCTGCCATTCAACCGCCATTCGAACCTACTTCAACACGCCATCCCATTCTCTCATCCGCACCTGCCGAGCAGCTGTGATTTTCAGGTCCGAGAACGCTGCTCGGCAAGTCATTTTCGCTTGAAAATAAATCATGCAAAAACAGAGGCAAATGTGCAAAAACGGAGGAATATGCCCTTATTTGCCACGATTTGAGACGATATCGAAGAATACCCCCTTACTTTTGAGCAGGATGGAAGCGCAAGCGAATTTTGTCAACTATATGCCCCCGCACTCTGTTTGCCGTACCGGACTCATGCTGTTAATATTCAGTCATATCAAGAAGAAACGGCCGTAACCTGCAGTAACGGCGCGCTTCGTTTCTTCCTAAATCAGCTTCAACACAGTTGCACAAACCAGCACAGGGAGAGGGTTACCCAATTGGAAGTCTTCAAACAGCTTAAACCGTATTACTGGGTCGAACGCAAGAATTTAATCGCTTCGATCGCTTTCATGATTTGCGCAACCGCGCTCGGACTCGTATATCCGAACTTGCTTCGCTACCTTATCGACAAGATCATCGTTCCCCAAAACTTTACGTGGGTGCCAGGGTTATCGCTCGCTGTTGTAGGGGTCGTATTCATTAAAGGCAGTTTCGCGTTCCTGTCCGGTTTATTCGGCGGCCGGTTGGGTAACCGGGTAGCGTTCCGATTGCGGAATGCCTGCTACGAGAAACTTCAATCGCTCTCTTTTCAGTATTACGATACGGCGAAAACCGGCGATTTGATGTCTAGGTTGACGGCGGATCTCGAGGCGGTTCGGAACTTTATCGGCTTCGGTTTCGCGCAAATTCTGAACTTGTTCCTGATGGTTATCTTCGGAGCGACGATGATGTTCTCGATTCATTGGCAGCTGACGCTGATCACGCTGTGCACGATGCCGTTCCTCGTCTTTACCGCAACGCGATTCGAGCGGAAGATTCATCCGGCTTTCCGCGAAATGCGGCAGGCGATGAGTAATCTGACCACGGCGGTTCAGGAGAACATTACCGGCGTTCGGACCGTGAAATCTTTCGCCCGCGAATCGTTCGAAATGGATAAATTCTCCAAACGGAGCGAATCGTACAAAGCCAACCAGATCGGCGCATCGAGCCTCTGGGGCCGCTACTTCCCGATCATGGAACTGCTGGCGAGCATGTGCGTCGTCATTCTGGTCGTCGCAGGCGGCAGGCTCGTCATCAACCAGTCCATTACGCTCGGCGAGATGGTTGCCTTCTACAGCATGCTCTGGTATATCATCGGCCCGATGTGGAACATCGGGTTCCAAATCAACAACTATACGCAGGCCAAAGCTTCCGGCGAACGCCTGCTCGGGCTGTTCAATGAGTATGTACACGTGAAAGACAACGAGCATGCCATCGTGCTGGACGAGAGCAAGGTTAAAGGTCATGTTGAGTTTCGTAACGTCACGTTCAACTACGTGGATAAAGCGCCGGCCTTAACGGATGTCAATATCGACGCGAAGCCCGGCATGGTTATCGGTTTGCTCGGAGCGACCGGCGCGGGCAAGTCGACGATCATTCAGCTGTTGATGCGCGCTTATAATGTCAAATCCGGCACCATTACGCTCGACGGGGTCGATATCCGCGACCTGTCGCTGGAAAGCCTGCGCAGCCAAATTGCCATCGTGTTTCAAGAGACGTTCTTGTTCTCATGTTCCATCCGCGACAATATCGCCTACGGCATCAACGGCGTAACGATGGAGCAGATCATCCATGCCTCCAAGCTTGCAAAAGCGCATGATTTCATCATGGAGCTCCCGGAAGGCTACGACACCGTTGTAGGCGAGCGCGGCATGGGCCTCTCCGGCGGTCAGAAGCAGCGGATCGCGATCGCCAGGGCGCTGATCAAGAACCCTCGCATCCTGATCCTCGATGATGCGACGAGCGCCGTCGATATGGAAACCGAGCATGAGATTCAAGCCGGTTTCAAAGAAGTTATGGCTGGCCGCACGACGTTCATCATCGCGCATCGGATTTCGTCCCTTCGCCATGCGGATGAAATCATCGTATTGGAAGAAGGGCATGTCAAGCAGCGCGGAACGCATGATCAGCTGGTAAACGTGCAGGGACGTTACCGGGATACGTACGACATTCAATATGCCGACCGTCCTTTAACCGCTGAAGAAATCATCGCAAGAGTGGAAAGAGGGGTCGTACAGTGAGCGAGCAAGAGCAGCAAAAGCCCCGCGGCGCGCAGGAAAGATTCATCTACAAGGATGACGATGCGATCGAAAAGCCGTTTAACTGGGCGCAAATAAGCCGATTGTTTACGTATATGAAGCCATACCGCAGGCAATTGCTGCCGGTCATCATCGTCATGATGGTGCTCGGCACCGCAACCCGGCTCGCGATTCCCGCCTTGTTCATCAAGGCGATCGACGATGCGATCCAGCCAAAAGACGGCGCACCTAGCATGCACAAGCTGTACATGTATGCCGGCACGATGCTGGTGCTTTATATTATTCAATGGGCAGCTAACACGTACCGGATTCGCTATACGAATATGATCGGCCAGCAGGTGATTTACGATTTGCGGCATGATTTGTTCAGGCATATCCAGAAGCTGTCGTTCCGATTCTTCGACAAACGTCCTGCGGGCTCCGTGCTCGTGCGGGTAACGAACGACGTTAACGCGCTTCAGGATCTGTTCACGAACGGCGTCGTCAACTTGCTGATGGACTGTATCCAATTGGTCGGTATCGTCATCATCCTGCTCGTCTGGAACTTCAAACTCGGTCTTGCCATTATGATTACCGTGCCGCTGATGTTCGCCGTATCGACGGCGCTTCGCAAGCGCATCCGGTTCGCATGGCAGGATGTGCGGATGAAGCAATCCCGCATTAACGCGCACTTGAACGAAAGCATTCAAGGCATGCGCGTCACGCAGCTCTATACGCAGGAAAAAGCGAATTTCAGCTTCTTCCAGCATATCAACAGCGTCAATATTAAAGCATGGAACAAGGCGTCGGCGCTTAACCAGGCGTTCGGCCCGATTATCGAGGTCACGTCCGCAGTCGGCACGCTTATCCTGTTCTGGTACGGTTCGCATATGATCATGACCGGCGCGATTACCGTCGGCGTGCTTGTCGGGTTCGCCAACTATGTCGGCAACTTCTGGGATCCGATTAACCGCCTGGGCCAGATGTATGCGCAGCTGCTAATCGCAATGGCATCATCGGAACGTATTTTCGAGTTTATCGACGAAGAGCCGACCGTCGGCGAGCTGACGCAAGCCGATCAACTGCCGCGTATTTACGGTGACGTTCATTTCCAGAATATCGTCTTCGAATACGAGAAAGGGCGCCCCGCGCTCAAGGGCATCGATCTCCATGTCCAAGGGGGCGAAACGATCGCGCTCGTCGGTCATACGGGATCGGGGAAAAGCACGATCATGAATCTGCTCTGCCGGTTCTACGATCCTGTTGAAGGGGCCGTGAAGATCGACGGCATCGATATTCGCACGGTCAGCTTGGAAAGCCTTCGCTCGCAGGTTGGCGTCGTGCTGCAGGATACGTTCATTTTCTCGGGTACGATCCGGGAAAATATCCGCTTCGGCCGCTTGGATGCGACGGACGACGAAATCGTCAAGGCGGCTACGGCCGTCGACGCGCATGATTTCATCATGAATTTGCCGGACGGGTACGATACGGAAGTGCAAGAGCGAGGCAACATCCTGTCCATGGGACAGCGCCAGCTGCTTTCCTTCGCCCGTGCGCTGCTGGCCGATCCGCGCGTGCTCATTCTAGACGAAGCGACGGCGAGCATCGATACCGAAACCGAGCTGAAGATTCAAGAGGCGCTCAAGAAGCTGCTTAAAGGCCGGACCTCGTTTATCGTCGCCCACCGGTTGTCGACGATCCGTAACGCCGATCGCATCGTCGTGCTGGATCATGGTCAGATCGTCGAGCAGGGCACGCATGACGAGTTAATTCGACACAAAGGCACCTATAACGGCTTAATTGAAGCGCAGTACCGCTTTTTATCGGCATAATTCTTGATTTTTCGGGACAGAACCTCCACAATGGAAGAAAATACGCGGCTTGCAGAGACTTCGGACGTAACGTTCCCGGCTCTGCGGCATGCGATCTTCCCTGGGAGGTTCTTTCTGTTATGTATGGTTCGCCGTTTTCTCCAACTGCCCGTAAAATCATGCTGCTCGGCTCCGGCGAGCTCGGCAAAGAAGTCATCATCGAGGCTCAACGTCTGGGCATTGAAACGATTGCCGTCGACCGCTACGAGAACGCGCCTGCGATGCAGGTTGCACACCGCTCTTATGTCATCGACATGCTGGATGCCGACGCGCTTCGCGAGTTGATTCTGAAAGAAACGCCCGATTTGATCGTGCCCGAGATCGAAGCGATCGCAACGAGCGCGCTTGTCGAGCTGGAACAGGAAGGCTGGGGTGTAATTCCGACTGCCCGCGCCGCATTGCTGACGATGGACCGCGAGGGTATTCGCCGTCTAGCGGCTGAAACGCTCGGTTTGCCTACCGCGCCGTACCGGTTCGCCGATACGCTGGACGAGCTGAAAGCTGCCGTGGCGGAACTGGGCACGCCTTGCGTCATCAAGCCGATCATGAGCTCCTCCGGCAAAGGTCAGAGCGTGTGCAAAACCGAAGGCGATGCCGAAGCCTGCTGGCAGTACGCCATGGATGGCGGCCGCGCGAAGAAGCAGCGCGTAATCGTGGAAGGCTTCATTCGTTTCGAATCGGAAATTACGCTGCTGACGGTGCGTTCCGTTTCAGGCACATCGTTCTGCGCGCCGATCGGTCATGTGCAGAAGGACGGCGACTACATTGAATCGTGGCAGCCGCATGAAATGACGCAGCAGCAGATTGCCGAAGCGGAAGCGATTGCCCGCGCAGTAACGGACGAGCTGGGCGGTTACGGAATTTATGGCGTAGAATTGTTCCTGACCAAGGACGGCGTCTTGTTCAGCGAAGTTTCCCCGCGTCCGCACGATACCGGCATGGTAACGATGGCGACGCAGGATCTGTCGGAATTCGCGCTGCACGCGCGCGCGATCTTGGGCTTCCCAATCCCGACCATCCGTCTGCTCTCGCCCGGTGCAACGTATACGCTTAAAGCGGACCGCGACTCGGAAGCGTTCCAAATCGATGGATTGGCACATGCGCTATCGGTGCCGAATACACAAGTCCGCGTCTTCGGCAAACCAGTCACAAAGCCAGGCCGCCGCATGGCCGTCGCACTAAGCACGGCCGACGACACCGAACAGGCCCGCGCGCTAGCCAAACAAGCCGCGCAATCACTAACAATTCGTTACGAATAGACCATCCATGTTTAACGAGCATGACCCGAACGGCAGTTTCTCGAAAGAGGAAAGGCCGCGGGCATGCTTTTTTCTTTGCAATCGGGAGATATCCGCCGGCTTCGGATGGATGAATTTGCAAATTGAAGCCGAAAGGATTACTTTAATTAGACAAGAAAGGATGAATTCCAAACGTATCCGATCTTCAAAGTGATGTGAAGCAAGAAGGCAAAGTGAAAGTGTAACCGCAAGCGGACGAAAACGAGCCACCAACCAGCAACTTCAAAGACGGCCCAGCAGCAAGCATGCAAAATTCCGGGTCCAGGGACGGAGTCCAAGGGTTCCCCTTAGGCAAGGTTGTAAACGAAGGCACCAAGTAAAGAAAGAACGCAAACTAAAAGTGTGTCCGCATGCGGACGAAAACGAGCCACCAACCAAAGCAACTTCGAAGACGGCCCAGCAGCAGGCACGCAAATTCCGGGTCCAGGGACGGAGTCCCCGGGGTCCCCCTAAGGCAAGCGGGATTTAGGGGGTTGTGAAACGCCTTTAAATTATCTTTAAAACGCCTTTAAATTGCTTTTAAACCGCCTTTAAAATGTTTAAGAAATATTTTTAAACCAATAGTTAACCCTTTTAAAGTATAGGTAACTAAGAAAGCATTCAGGTTTATATATTTGAAAAAAATTAAAATGATAAAATGAGGAGCGACCAGCACCATGAGAACGTTATCCTCCGGAAACCTATGGAAAATAATCGGATTATCGGCCGTGTTGTCGACGGTGCTGCTTCTAGCGGGCTTCGGCTATGCCGTGAAAGATATGCTTTATCCGAAAGGGGA
It encodes:
- a CDS encoding dynamin family protein translates to MSHTIEKNAQAMENALAGMATMMAAAGDQGDAKRMRELRSKLDHGQLTVAFCGHFSAGKSTLVNRLCGTELLPSSPIPTSANVVSIMNGEAKATIKKLVSGQEQTLEVPIQDVNAYCKDGETVLSVSLSYPIPRLGSHTVLLDTPGIDSTDDAHRMATESALHLADVVFYVMDYNHVQSEINFTFAKQLKEWGKPLYLIVNQIDKHRESELSFESYKQSVDEAFGNWHLEPSGIVYLSLREPNHPHSEWSSLLSLFEKLAEMRRPLAVCSVDASARHVVRLHGKAMDEASENERERLLAVAGGEAEADQVREELASLDARIRQGEAEVDGLRTRLRLDVQSLLDNANVTPAATRDLAQTFLESRKPGFKAGLLFAGAKTAAEQERRLQAFYHDFHAKVQAGIEWHLLDLLRKAADGIGWRGETLEAELSPFVNGLWDADLLVTQVNTGASFGNAYTMTYSKEVAEAVKGLYRKRALAWIDALGDRAAAAGEAAAAPLRARQAELAAQAGALAELAALAERAAAHLARLAALLPPAPPRPELPKPQALGSGARSASGAEPAAHSAGSGAASAAAATPAAGGDAGAAAPQSGGAGAPGLAAAAANPAAGEALAPQRKAAERLSKAADLLAPHPSLAAAVHGMRDKAERLRSSRFTIALFGAFSAGKSSLANALLGDAVLPVSPNPTTAAVNRIVPPTAERAHGTAAVWMKSREAMLDDLRYSLGLLGENAAQLSDDALLQAIHKLSPDGVHAGGRPHYSFLKAAAKGWAEHEAHLGQQLAVSGEEYRRYVAEESRSCFVSEIELYHANPLTAQGIVLVDTPGADSVNARHTGVAFNYIKNADAILFVTYYNHAFSQADRQFLMQLGRVKDQFELDKMFFIVNAADLAASQEELEGVLAHVERNLQQHGIRFPRMFPVSSLQALDGKRAGSSRLIAESGIGAFEESFLGFTRDDLGALAVASAEQELERSRRTIANWLEAASGDEQSRELAREALLANAEEARKHADALAVPKEHVQLQQELKELLFYVLQRVNFRFGDHYHFAFNPSALQDDGRDLKKAMWTSWLELQRLLQIELAQELQATSLRLDNVLNKLAAKQYADTAEEAAGALEGFSPSPYKPLELPTPEEQPAWTASSVDIKLLWSKFKSPKHFFESEGKNALRAVLEKELADPLQAWMADAEQAWSARYGELMREASAASASLLAADIESFCQGKLASLSGSTDMNELRRIQQALLAI
- a CDS encoding ABC transporter ATP-binding protein; translation: MEVFKQLKPYYWVERKNLIASIAFMICATALGLVYPNLLRYLIDKIIVPQNFTWVPGLSLAVVGVVFIKGSFAFLSGLFGGRLGNRVAFRLRNACYEKLQSLSFQYYDTAKTGDLMSRLTADLEAVRNFIGFGFAQILNLFLMVIFGATMMFSIHWQLTLITLCTMPFLVFTATRFERKIHPAFREMRQAMSNLTTAVQENITGVRTVKSFARESFEMDKFSKRSESYKANQIGASSLWGRYFPIMELLASMCVVILVVAGGRLVINQSITLGEMVAFYSMLWYIIGPMWNIGFQINNYTQAKASGERLLGLFNEYVHVKDNEHAIVLDESKVKGHVEFRNVTFNYVDKAPALTDVNIDAKPGMVIGLLGATGAGKSTIIQLLMRAYNVKSGTITLDGVDIRDLSLESLRSQIAIVFQETFLFSCSIRDNIAYGINGVTMEQIIHASKLAKAHDFIMELPEGYDTVVGERGMGLSGGQKQRIAIARALIKNPRILILDDATSAVDMETEHEIQAGFKEVMAGRTTFIIAHRISSLRHADEIIVLEEGHVKQRGTHDQLVNVQGRYRDTYDIQYADRPLTAEEIIARVERGVVQ
- a CDS encoding ABC transporter ATP-binding protein — protein: MSEQEQQKPRGAQERFIYKDDDAIEKPFNWAQISRLFTYMKPYRRQLLPVIIVMMVLGTATRLAIPALFIKAIDDAIQPKDGAPSMHKLYMYAGTMLVLYIIQWAANTYRIRYTNMIGQQVIYDLRHDLFRHIQKLSFRFFDKRPAGSVLVRVTNDVNALQDLFTNGVVNLLMDCIQLVGIVIILLVWNFKLGLAIMITVPLMFAVSTALRKRIRFAWQDVRMKQSRINAHLNESIQGMRVTQLYTQEKANFSFFQHINSVNIKAWNKASALNQAFGPIIEVTSAVGTLILFWYGSHMIMTGAITVGVLVGFANYVGNFWDPINRLGQMYAQLLIAMASSERIFEFIDEEPTVGELTQADQLPRIYGDVHFQNIVFEYEKGRPALKGIDLHVQGGETIALVGHTGSGKSTIMNLLCRFYDPVEGAVKIDGIDIRTVSLESLRSQVGVVLQDTFIFSGTIRENIRFGRLDATDDEIVKAATAVDAHDFIMNLPDGYDTEVQERGNILSMGQRQLLSFARALLADPRVLILDEATASIDTETELKIQEALKKLLKGRTSFIVAHRLSTIRNADRIVVLDHGQIVEQGTHDELIRHKGTYNGLIEAQYRFLSA
- the purT gene encoding formate-dependent phosphoribosylglycinamide formyltransferase, with amino-acid sequence MYGSPFSPTARKIMLLGSGELGKEVIIEAQRLGIETIAVDRYENAPAMQVAHRSYVIDMLDADALRELILKETPDLIVPEIEAIATSALVELEQEGWGVIPTARAALLTMDREGIRRLAAETLGLPTAPYRFADTLDELKAAVAELGTPCVIKPIMSSSGKGQSVCKTEGDAEACWQYAMDGGRAKKQRVIVEGFIRFESEITLLTVRSVSGTSFCAPIGHVQKDGDYIESWQPHEMTQQQIAEAEAIARAVTDELGGYGIYGVELFLTKDGVLFSEVSPRPHDTGMVTMATQDLSEFALHARAILGFPIPTIRLLSPGATYTLKADRDSEAFQIDGLAHALSVPNTQVRVFGKPVTKPGRRMAVALSTADDTEQARALAKQAAQSLTIRYE